A genomic stretch from Vanrija pseudolonga chromosome 6, complete sequence includes:
- the mrp20 gene encoding 54S ribosomal protein L23, mitochondrial, whose amino-acid sequence MSRIIRRAFTTFPPMAVSGPSSASTTVPTAVKRRRAEFPFAQKASPLTDPSKFLGKDAEPFPPAMEERYEFLRSRGVLEGEREADRAFFLETMQAYRSRERGHGVTGMKEYAELEAAEGKKDAYISGFEQFFRAAVAKRDGVEYELPENVRPTITGHRIYLPNVQIRLMRNHTPPGEAYDPWIATFRIPPSMTKTDLRSYLLAAYGLEVTFIRTDNYLAPLQRMVGGVIGRPTGSKKNYKRAVVGLKEPFHYPDDVHEMRAGQWGGVEAGEIQAKQREADLEEEYAIEQIKEYRKSLAMKMHKGWRWRAGTHDNAGNTIREIMRRRQEREAAIDAEVAKGRAAAPEEVEESEKVAA is encoded by the exons atgtCGCGCATTATCCGCCGCGCATTCACAACATTCCCGCCAATGGCGGTGtccggcccgtcgtcggcttcgacGACCGTCCCCACCGCCGTCAagaggcggcgcgccgagttTCCCTTCGCCCAGAAGGCCTCGCCTCTGACCGACCCGTCAAAGttcctcggcaaggacgccgagccctTCCCCCCGGCCATGGAGGAGCGCTACGAGTTCCTGCGTTCCCGaggcgtgctcgagggcgagcgcgaggcggaccgcgccttcttcctcgagACTATGCAGGCGTACCGCAGCCGTGAGCGTGGCCACGGCGTCACCGGCATGAAGGAgtacgccgagctcgaggccgccgaagGCAAGAAGGACGCGTACATCTCCGGCTTTGAGCAGTTcttccgcgccgccgtggccaaGCGTGACGGCGTCGAGTACGAGCTGCCTGAAAACGTCCGCCCGACCATTACCGGCCACAGGATCTACCTGCCCAACGTCCAGATCCGCCTGATGCGCAACCACACTCCTCCCGGCGAGGCGTACGACCCGTGGATCGCCACGTTCCGCATCCCGCCCAGCATGACCAAGACCGACCTGCGCTCGTACCTGCTTGCGGCTTACGGCCTCGAGGTGACGTTTATCCGTACCGACAACTACCTCGCTCCGCTGCAGCGcatggtgggcggcgtgATCGGGCGCCCTACTGGCAGCAAGAAGAACTACAAGCGTGCGGTTGTCGGTCTCAAGGAGCCGTTCCACTACCCCGACGACGTCCACGAGATGCGCGCCGGCCAgtggggcggcgtcgaggccggtgaGATCCAGgccaagcagcgcgaggccgacctcgaggaggagtacGCCATCGAGCAGATCAAGGAGTACCGCAAGTCGCTGGCGATGAAGATGCACAAgggctggcgctggaggGCGGGCACGCACGACAATGCG GGCAACACGATCCGCGAGATTATGCGCCGTCGccaggagcgcgaggcggccatcgacgccgaggttgcCAAGGGGCGTGCGGCTGCTcccgaggaggtcgaggagtCGGAGAAGGTTGCTGCGTAA
- the SPBC1711.16 gene encoding putative WD repeat-containing protein, which translates to MSGTLISAIAWVPRGRAALEPRKYELNEAELERVGKLGGPGVLEQLKEQMEKMEMEDEGEWEDAGEEEEGDDDDEDDEDAEDAEDKDGDDEDMEVETKPHDPNDLSAFKMDEYDDEVSTGVAMGAFANVKGLTYYRDQNDDPFITLKEDDEEIEREELALLATDNMLVTARTSDDLSGLDFHVYDETNESLYTHHDLMLPTFPLCLEWLDFNSGPSDDEKRTGNFIAVGTFDPSIEIWDCDVVDGLYPHAILGQPTGIEKPEAKPLGTGKKKRRQMVQPTANADYHVQPVLTLSWTPKFRNLLLSGSADATVKLWDLTRESPMSASQSWDSIHSGEKVQGVEWNKAQAGAGTDSAVLSGGYDRVVKVWDAQTKSGEGFGVKVTEDIECVRWDPWSPTSFYVSLENGLVLAYDARTLSSSKNAQAKYTLAAHDGAASALDINPHIRGCILTGGMDKTVKVWNVSDEETEGVAGRKRDISLATSRDLGLGKVFAARWCPDPEAPLTIAAAGSKASLQVWDVASNPGARKAFGDRLRRHGRELAEIKKSGGVVANNGGDEEEEDDD; encoded by the exons ATGTCCGGCACGCTCATCTCCGCCATCGCCTGGGTCCCGCGGGGACGGGCGGCTCTCGAGCCGCGCAAGTACGAGCTgaacgaggccgagctcgagcgcgtcggcaagctcggcggacccggcgtcctcgagcagctcaaggagcaGATGGAGAAGATGGAgatggaggacgagggggagTGGGAGGATgctggggaggaggaggagggagatgatgacgacgaggacgacgaggacgccgaggacgccgaggacaaggacggcgacgacgaggacatggagGTCGAGACCAAGCCTCACGACCCGAACGACCTGTCCGCCTTCAAGAtggacgagtacgacgacgaggtgtcGACGGGTGTTG CCATGGGCGCGTTCGCCAACGTCAAGGGCCTGACGTACTACCGCGACCAGAACGACGACCCGTTCATcacgctcaaggaggacgacgaggagattgagcgcgaggagctcgcgctgctcgcgacgGACAACATGCTGGTTACTGCGCGCACGTCGGACGACCTCTCGGGGCTCGACTTCCACGTGTACGACGAGACCAACGAGTCGCTGTACACGCACCACGACCTGATGCTGCCGACGTTCCCGCTGTGTCTCGAGTGGCTCGACTTCAACTCTGGTCcttccgacgacgagaagcgcACGGGCAACTTTATCGCTGTCGGCACGTTTGACCCGTCGATCGAGATCTGGGActgcgacgtcgtcgacgggctgTACCCGCACGCGATCCTCGGCCAGCCGACGGGCATCGAGaagcccgaggccaagcccCTCGGCACGGGCAAGAAAAAGCGCCGCCAGATGGTCCAGCCGaccgccaacgccgactaCCACGTCCAGCCGGTGCTCACGCTCTCGTGGACGCCCAAGTTCCGCAACTTGCTGCTCTCGGGATCCGCCGACGCGACCGTCAAGCTGTGGGACCTGACGCGCGAGTCGCCCATGAGCGCCAGCCAGTCGTGGGACAGCATCCACTCTGGCGAGAAGGTGCAGGGTGTCGAGTGGAAcaaggcgcaggcgggcgccggcaccgactCGGCTGTCCTGTCGGGCGGCTacgaccgcgtcgtcaaGGTGTGGGATGCGCAGACcaagagcggcgagggctTCGGCGTCAAGGTGACCGAGGACATTGAGTGTGTGCGGTGGGACCCgtggtcgccgacgtcgttcTACGTGTCGCTCGAGAACGGTCTCGTGCTGGCGTACGACGCGCGTACTTTGTCGTCGAGCAAGAACGCGCAGGCAAAGTACACGCTGGCGGCGCACGACGGTGCAGCCAGCGCACTGGACATCAACCCGCACATCCGCGGGTGTATCCTCACGGGCGGCATGGACAAGACGGTCAAGGTGTGGAACGTgtccgacgaggagacggagGGTGTCGCGGGCCGCAAGCGCGACATCAGcctcgcgacctcgcgcgacctcggcctcggcaaggtgTTCGCGGCCCGCTGGTgccccgaccccgaggcgccgctcaccatcgccgcggccggctcAAAGGCCAGCCTGCAGGTCTGGGACGTCGCGTCCAACCCCGGCGCACGGAAGGCGTTTGGCGACCGCCTCAGAAggcacggccgcgagctcgccgagatcaagaagAGCGGAGGGGTCGTTGCcaacaacggcggcgacgaggaggaggaggacgacgactag
- the nca2 gene encoding Nuclear control of ATPase protein 2 has product MTSIFVAATVPSYAEEQLRVHLGSLATLPVAVPAAASFTGEPAHPSPQLSHALGELNTTKPPSSKQLASILNELTQPLPAGEVRSAATLEADAAAEAEIITRALSVIWAQVMQAFVDGSLQLEEDRVWWDTSLNSRSGVLVYFVQSLPERVWNAVKDSLQSKKSFSVHSVKQDWHNLRVPSLTSLFRPLHDASAVLSSQLTAFQSPLELTRREMLGNKATLGRARDQSASRIGQLAEQGPHWALQSVSTSEASTVTPTDLMAEATRLYGVLCSVLDVPTPVAQTATSSRRRPSAPPSPAAVATPTTLLALLNTYIPKSKQQLTSTLQIYGRPSVLTRLWFPFLFLPPALYWAVSALVRNKDWVKEQVVNAKETIKGFVVQWIWEPIEGIAKTMRGGGEGLDVAPETVKADQESLERMVVDLGRDYYHLSGPQLDQLKAQVEKGDMESVLKVYEQELQHPLRNALTGNLIRTLLIQVQKTKTDLSRALLQLDHLLRSQQLTFAFVGVAPSVLVVYALWGWLRGIVRGENRGKGRRRRYFNGLREVERLLIESPEDNSRMSDRDRGTLIVSVSGLRTWAAGITSTRREGFLDDLRMVENPALGRDDKLRVVERIYRCWGVDGRGTGA; this is encoded by the exons ATGACGAGCATCTTCGTAGCGGCCACAGTGCCCAGCTACGCAGAGGAGCAGCTACGCGTGCACCTCGGCTCGCTGGCCAcgctgcccgtcgccgtgcccgcAGCAGCCTCATTTACCGGCGAACCCGCGCATCCCTCCCCTCAGCTCtcgcacgcgctcggcgagctcaacACGACcaagccgccgtcgtcgaagCAACTCGCCAGCATTCTAAATGAGCTCACGCAACCCTTGCCTGCCGGTGAGGTCCGATCGGCCGccacgctcgaggccgacgccgctgccgaggcagAGATCATCACCCGCGCCCTGTCTGTCATCTGGGCGCAGGTCATGCAAGCGTTCGTCGACGGCTCGCTCCAGCTCGAAGAAGACCGTGTGTGGTGGGACACATCGCTTAACAGCCggagcggcgtgctcgtctaCTTTGTCcagt cgcTGCCAGAACGCGTGTGGAATGCCGTCAAGGACTCGCTGCAGTCCAAGAAGAGCTTCTCAGTCCACAGCGTGAAGCAAGATTGGCACAACCTCCGCGTTCCGTCCCTCACCTCCCTCTTCAGGCCGCTGCacgacgcctcggccgtcCTCAGCTCGCAGCTCACGGCGTTCCAGTCGCCTCTGGAGCTCACCCGCCGCGAGATGCTGGGCAACAAGGCGACTTTGGGTCGTGCTAGGGACCAATCAGCATCGCGAATTGGCCAGTTGGCGGAGCAGGGCCCCCACTGGGCTCTGCAGTCCGTGTCGACGTCCGAGGCGAGCACCGTCACCCCCACCGATCTCATGGCTGAGGCTACGAGGCTGTACGGCGTGCTGTGCtccgtgctcgacgtgccgACCCCCGTTGCCCAGACGGCGACGTCTTCGCGCCGGAGACCATCAGCCCCGCCATCACCAGCTGCTGTTGCGACACCCACGACGCTCCTGGCGCTGCTCAACACCTACATCCCCAAGTCGAAGCAGCAGCTCACTTCCACGCTGCAGATCTACGGCCGCCCCTCGGTCCTTACCCGCCTGTGGTTCCCATTCCTGTTCCTCCCTCCGGCACTTTACTGGGCTGTGAGCGCCCTGGTCCGCAACAAGGACTGGGTCAAGGAGCAGGTCGTGAATGCCAAGGAGACCATCAAGGGCTTCGTTGTCCAGTGGATCTGGGAGCCGATCGAGGGTATCGCCAAGACgatgcgcggcggcggagagggcctcgacgtcgcccccGAGACTGTCAAGGCCGACCAGGAGAGTCTCGAGCGTATggttgtcgacctcgggcgcgACTACTACCACCTCTCTGGCCCAcagctcgaccagctcaagGCGCAGGTCGAGAAGGGCGACATGGAGTCGGTCCTGAAGGTGTACGAGCAGGAGTTGCAGCACCCCCTGCGCAACGCGCTCACCGGCAACCTCATCCGCACGCTCCTGATCCAGGTTCAGAAGACCAAG ACCGACCTCTCTCGCGCACTCCTCCAGCTTGACCACCTTCTCCGCTCCCAGCAGCTGACATTTGCGTTCGTCGGTGTCGCCCCCTCTGTGCTCGTCGTTTATGCACTGTGGGGCTGGCTGCGCGGCATTGTGCGCGGCGAGAACCGCGGCAagggccggcggcgacgctaCTTTaacggcctgcgcgaggtcgagcggctGCTCATCGAGTCGCCAGAGGACAACTCGCGCATGTCTGACCGGGACCGCGGAACCCTCATTGTTTCCGTCTCGGGGTTGCGCACATGGGCTGCAGGGATCACATCTACGCGACGCGAA GGGTTCCTGGACGACCTGCGTATGGTCGAGAACCCGGCGCtgggccgcgacgacaagctGCGTGTTGTGGAGCGGATCTACCGGTGTTGGGGAGTGGACGGGCGTGGGACTGGAGCATAA
- the mch1 gene encoding putative transporter mch1, producing MTSPPAPSPTVLYDEERRPRADRLAPPDVAALMRSKRRWWRRDEPRSVRVALMCLSIAMSAVQANGVYCWSTYGPVVSKTLGLNGTQAQTIVVGGILGVYLCAAPVGALTDHYGPRAGSLLSAILGAAGYFTFAAVLKASDTAAPNAYLVLTACYFAVGAATVGSYFSALTTASLSFPAYPTLSLSLPLALIGLSPSFLSSFSPWFTLPGGELDAVNYITFLGLLSLAVNLFGSVFMRVTLPELPVVDDADSIDSDYHYGYGPAEAAADLSASLHLDERTPLLIGGVEAAREDVEAEMSGKEVKWSTVRLIKNPGFWAFGGILTLCIGPSEMIIATIGTILTSLLPPEQLVAVKQFLAQSMGHPLLSVSTLATSAAESSALELRNKHVLILSMCSTVARLLTGFAADRLSPAPVAVPAPVSDDPAAPSHYFVQQDPIILSRSAFCSICTVGLGAVLAWSAAYLKDEAHFWVLSAGVGALYGAIFTLTPAITSSHFGPTNFGLAWGLVSYFPALGSAVFSYTYAFLAVSSTTVTPDASTDQTLCYGPKCFSTTFFISAVGCVVSAIGLFLLGQRWRV from the exons atgacATCCCCGCCCGCACCGTCCCCCACGGTCCtgtacgacgaggagcggcgcccgcgcgcggaccggctcgcgccgcccgacgtTGCTGCGCTGATGCGTTCCAAGCGCCGCTGgtggcgccgcgacgagccgcgcagcgtgcgcgtcgcgctcatgTGCTTGTCGATCGCGATGAGCGCCGTGCAGGCCAACGGCGTGTACTGCTGGTCGACATA CGGGCCGGTCGTGTCCAAGACGCTCGGGCTGAACGGGACCCAGGCGCAGACGATTGTCGtcgg GGGCATCCTCGGCGTGTACCTCTGTGCAGCGCCAGTCGGCGCCCTGACAGACCACTACGGCccgcgcgcgggctcgcTGCTCTCCGcgatcctcggcgccgcgggaTACTTCACCTTCGCGGCGGTCCTCAAGGCGTCCGAtaccgccgcgccgaacgcCTACCTCGTCCTCACGGCATGCTACTTTGCCGTCGGGGCCGCGACGGTCGGCTCCTACTTCTCTGCACTGACAACCG CATCGCTCTCGTTTCCCGCATACCCGACCCTGTCGCTCTCCCTCCCGCTGGCGCTCATCGGCCTGTCACCCTCCTTCCTGTCTTCCTTCTCGCCGTGGTTCACGCTCccgggcggcgagctcgatgcgGTCAACTACATCACCTTCCTTGGCCTGCTCAGCCTCGCCGTCAACCTCTTCGGCAGCGTGTTCATGCGCGTCACGCTGCCCGAGCTgccggtcgtcgacgacgcagacTCGATCGATAGCGACTACCACTACGGCTATGgccccgccgaggcggccgcagACCTCAGCGCAagcctccacctcgacgagcgcacgccACTGCTTATCGGCGGCGTagaggccgcgcgcgaggacgtaGAGGCTGAAATGAgcggcaaggaggtcaagTGGAGCACCGTGCGCCTTATCAAGAACCCTGGCTTCTGGGCGTTTGGCGGCATCCTCACGCTGTGTATCGGACCGTCCGAGATGATCATCGCCACCATCGGCACGATCCTCACCAGCCTCCTGCCGCCCGAGCAGCTCGTGGCTGTCAAGCAGTTCCTCGCCCAGAGCATGGGCCACCCGCTGCTTTCGGTGTCGACGCTCGCCACCAGCGCTGCCGAGTCGTCCGCCCTCGAGCTTCGCAACAAGCACGTCCTCATTCTGTCCATGTGCTCGACCGTAGCGCGCTTGCTGACTGGATTTGCGGCCGACCGCCTGTCCCctgcgcccgtcgccgtccctGCGCCCGTGTCcgacgaccccgccgccccgtccCACTACTTTGTCCAGCAGGACCCCATCATCCTGTCCCGCTCCGCCTTCTGCTCCATCTGCaccgtcggcctcggtgccgtGCTCGCCTGGTCGGCAGCGTACCTgaaggacgaggcgcacTTCTGGGTGCTctccgccggcgtcggcgcactCTACGGCGCAATCTTcaccctcacccccgccATCACCTCGAGCCACTTTGGCCCGACCAACTTTGGTCTTGCATGGGGCCTCGTGTCCTACTTCCCTGCGCTGGGATCCGCCGTATTCTCGTACACGtacgccttcctcgccgtgtCCAGCACCACCGTCACCCCAGATGCGTCGACCGACCAGACGCTCTGCTACGGGCCCAAGTGCTTCAGCACGACCTTCTTCATCTCGGCCGTCGGGTGCGTCGTCAGCGCCATTGGACtgttcctcctcggccagcgATGGCGTGTGTAG
- the bir1 gene encoding Protein bir1, which produces MQCLDARLASFQVVTKPKKSAKPGFPLNEDTHPRLTPELLARAGFYHAPGKAADTHDTCKCFMCDLELGGWDEDDDPFVEHLKREGSCGWKEIVCRIEVDEVSGEGRGRLVYDTLDALPNSTKNTAFREKTFGDWWPHKVPSARSLAEAGFISTPSATADDLTACPWCGYEVEAWEDGDDPFQVHHNRTPDCPFFNATVEGPKKGKGRATKSTAAPKKVGRATKVPTPEPEAIDVEEPAPAPKRRGRPPKASNASSLAASTSGKEPEAEDIEVEEPAPAPKRRGRPPKASTASASLAASTRGKASDVQEDEPEAIEVEEPAPAPKRRGRPPKASTAASLAASTTKAPAKGRGKASVANADDIEVDSQPEPVKKTRAKRATTSKSAASAAASPVKPIAVDDDLELPTEAEVEAALASKPKGKGRAKKSTAVVEPEDVAPTEPPRATKPLPRKSRVTKKAEAEASVEPVSEPAPSRIPAPTRTPRSAPAAPPLSQLERFVNTALPPTPPPKSAARTQQPPAPSPSARQALESIVTGEPASAAPAGPTPTPGFSEADKKKTVEEFIRDQFTAQHAMMKEEGEAAIGRFQDKARDTRRKIELS; this is translated from the exons ATGCAGTGCCTAGACGCCCGCCTGGCTTCGTTCCAGGTGGTAACAAAGCCCAAGAAGAGCGCAAAGCCCGGGTTTCCACTCAACGAGGACACGCACCCGCGCCTCacgcccgagctgctcgctcgcgcaggctTCTACCATGCTCCCGGCAAAGCAGCCGACACGCACGACACGTGCAAGTGCTTCATGtgcgacctcgagctcggcggctgggacgaggacgacgacccgttcgtcgagcacctcaaGCGTGAGGGTAGCTGTGGTTGGAAGGAGATCGTCTGCCGGATAGAAGTCGATGAGGTTtcgggggaggggcggggaAG GTTAGTCTACGACACGCTGGACGCCCTGCCCAACTCGACCAAGAACACGGCTTTCCGCGAGAAGACGTTTGGTGACTGGTGGCCGCACAAGGTtccgtcggcgcgctcg CTCGCCGAAGCCGGGTTCATCTCCACGCCATCGGCGACCGCCGACGATCTCACAGCGTGCCCTTGGTGCGGATATGAGGTCGAGGCGTGGGAGGACGGCGATGACCCATT CCAAGTGCATCACAACAGGACGCCAGACTGCCCCTTCTTCAACGCGACTGTCGAGGGACCGAAGAAg GGTAAAGGAAGGGCGACCAAgtcgaccgccgcgccgaagaaGGTCGGCCGCGCCACGAAGGTGCCCACTCCCGAACCTGAGGCtatcgacgtcgaggagcccGCGCCTGCCCCCAAGCGCCGTGGACGTCCACCAAAGGCGTCCAACGCTTCGTCCTTAGCAGCCTCTACGAGCGGCAAGGAGCCCGAGGCTGAGGACATCGAAGTTGAGGAGCCTGCCCCCGCGCCAAAGCGCCGTGGACGCCCGCCCAAGGCGTCCACCGCTTCTGCATCCTTAGCGGCGTCTACACGAGGCAAGGCAAGCGACGTGCAAgaggacgagcccgaggccatcgaggttgaggaaccggcgccggcaccgaaACGCCGCGGGCGTCCACCCAAGGCCTCTACAGCCGCATCGTTAGCGGCGTCCACGACCAAGGCTCCCGCCAAGGGCCGCGGCAAGGCCTCTGTTGCTAAtgccgacgacatcgaggtcgacagcCAGCCTGAGCCGGTGAAGAAGACGCGGGCGAAGCGCGCTACCACGAGCAAGTCTGCGgcttctgctgctgcctcgcctGTCAAGCCGATCGCAGTCGATGACGACCTTGAGCTTCCCACAGAGGCCGAGGTAGAGGCTGCCCTGGCGTCCaagcccaagggcaagggacGGGCAAAGAAGTCGactgccgtcgtcgagccagagGATGTTgcgccgaccgagccgcCACGCGCGACGAAGCCCCTTCCACGCAAGTCGAGGGTGacgaagaaggccgaggcggaagCCTCCGTAGAGCCTGTTTCCGAGCCGGCGCCCAGCCGTATTCCGGCCCCTACACGGACGCCACGCTCAGCCCCCGCTGCTCCTCCACTCTCGCAGCTCGAGAGGTTTGTCAACACGGCTTTGCCGCCTACGCCTCCGCCCAAGTCGGCGGCTCGGACACAGCAGCCACCAGCGCCTTCGCCGAGTGCGCGGCAAGCACTCGAGTCGATTGTGACTGGCGAGCCGGCCTCTGCCGCGCCAGCCGGTCCCACACCAACACCCGGCTTTTCCGAGGCGGACAAGAAGAAAACTGTTGAGGAGTTTATCCGCGATCAGTTTACGGCGCAACACGCCATGATgaaggaggaaggggaggcTGCGATCGGCAGGTTTCAGGACAAGGCCCGGGACACACGGCGCAAGATTGAGTTGTCGTAA